The following proteins come from a genomic window of Malus sylvestris chromosome 4, drMalSylv7.2, whole genome shotgun sequence:
- the LOC126619564 gene encoding uncharacterized protein LOC126619564 encodes MEYESNYEIASTADFIHTNNFTRVALQLPDELLKDSVRVVSALRAKLRSLRKPGADLNDDVPEVSLFVMADTAYGSCCVDEVGASHVDADCVVHYGHTCLSPTTTLPAFFVFGKAPISVLDCVNNLSHYALENRRRVLVLFGLDYAHSIQHIKEEFVQACGVGSKPEVQYANVMCSVMNPSKDRKLSNELPGPAGSLTDDTSFGTTSSVTYSIGGLVWKLPEGRKMEDYLLFWIGSNNSAFANIVLTYNGCEIVRYDASECSMVTDLSQQRRILKRRYYLMEKAKDANIVGILVGTLGVAGYLNMIHQMKELITGAGKKVYTLVMGRPNPAKLANFPECDVFIYVSCAQTALLDSKEYLAPVITPFEAMIAFNRGCEWTGAYVMEFRDLISSSPVDIRIQSEEARFSFIQGGYVEDFHLQVNGTEEDKEGALALANATEKALQLRDNPSSVVKGRAKSGAEFLATRSYQGLDIHYETSFPEPYFIGRSGRAAGYKDEKNGEEKL; translated from the exons ATGGAGTATGAGTCAAATTACGAAATTGCTTCTACCGCCGACTTCATTCACACTAACAACTTCACCAGAGTTGCTCTACag TTGCCGGATGAGCTTCTGAAGGACTCTGTGAGAGTGGTGAGTGCTCTGAGGGCCAAGCTCCGTTCACTTAGAAAACCCGGCGCCGACCTAAACGACGACGTCCCGGAGGTGTCCTTGTTCGTGATGGCGGACACGGCCTACGGTAGTTGCTGTGTGGACGAGGTGGGAGCGTCGCACGTCGATGCTGATTGTGTTGTTCATTACGGCCACACCTGCCTCAGCCC GACAACGACGCTTCCAGCTTTCTTTGTTTTCGGGAAGGCTCCCATCAGTGTGCTTGATTGTGTCAACAATCTATCACATTATGCTCTCGAAAATCGGAGGCGTGTTTTG GTCCTTTTTGGGCTGGACTATGCACATTCGATTCAGCATATAAAAGAAGAATTTGTACAAGCATGTGGGGTTGGGTCCAAACCAGAAGTTCAATATGCTAATGTTATGTGTTCAGTTATGAATCCATCAAAAGATCGTAAACTCTCAAATGAGCTCCCAGGACCAGCTGGCAGCCTCACTGATGATACCAGTTTTGGGACAACGTCTAGTGTTACTTATAGCATTGGAGGCCTGGTCTGGAAATTACCTGAGGGACGCAAGATGGAGGATTATTTACTTTTCTGGATTGGTTCAAATAACTCCGCCTTTGCAAATATTGTTTTAACATATAATGGATGTGAAATAG TCAGATATGATGCCTCGGAATGCAGTATGGTGACTGACTTATCTCAACAAAGAAGGATTCTTAAGCGCAG ATATTACCTAATGGAGAAAGCAAAGGATGCTAACATTGTGGGGATCTTAGTAGGAACCCTTGGTGTAG CTGGTTACCTGAATATGATTCATCAGATGAAAGAGCTGATTACAGGAGCAGGAAAAAAAGTGTATACCCTAGTTATGGGGAGACCAAACCCTGCAAAACTTGCAAACTTTCCAGAG TGTGATGTTTTCATTTATGTCTCTTGCGCTCAAACTGCCCTTCTGGATAGCAAAGAATATTTAGCTCCAGTAATTACTCCTTTTGAAGCCATGATAGCCTTCAACAG AGGATGTGAGTGGACTGGAGCATATGTAATGGAATTCCGCGATTTGATTAGTTCTTCTCCAGTGGATATAAGGATCCAGTCTGAGGAAGCACGATTTTCCTTCATACAAGGTGGTTATGTAGAAGATTTCCATCTGCAAG TTAATGGCACTGAGGAAGACAAGGAAGGAGCTCTTGCTTTAGCAAATGCGACAGAGAAGGCTCTGCAATTGCGCGACAACCCTAGTTCTGTAGTGAAAGGAAGAGCTAAATCGGGTGCAGAGTTTTTAGCTACTCGATCATATCAGGGTCTAGATATACATTACGAGACTTCCTTTCCCGAACCATATTTTATTGGGAGGAGTGGGAGGGCAGCAGGGTATAAAGATGAGAAGAACGGGGAAGAGAAATTGTGA
- the LOC126620061 gene encoding UPF0481 protein At3g47200-like, translating to MAMGKGNFSSSWFLLHKITMTKFHGFAAGRGTRAAALHVIKARSFSGSSNTKALLKQELQSEIPGESSSVCIYKVPNTFRQVKSKAYQPSIVSIGPYHHGLPSLQEMEKLKRVYFHRVFKPKPEELDQATEAMQKLEEAARSCYSEESKLCSEEFVKMMLIDGCFIVELLRDSMQQDFVHTPSTIKRWMLPTLRQDLIKLENQLPLFVLRELFQLTARSSCFSSEHEQPASLELEALALRFINPLLQGHLDPNKPLEHFTPKQLQADEGKHKHFLHLFHHSIRPDHEKGFSTLPWQEPRGKQTQLIRSIQELKEAGVKLKTDMNRQPLDISFRSTLRGKVLTIPQIHINDHRGTLFRNLLAFEKCHRNCHQDVTSYLFFLDGLINSSKDVGLLHYHGVLQHSLGSNRSVAKLVNNLCKEVGPDASQTYLYRVIGDANFYYDSKLAKVRAALVHHYLSSWVVGISTLGGILALYLTLIQTGCGVAAAKKDLEHKFSFGAFLKDSLFITYLEKILVFSKDLEHFCDEAFNATDWPHDLEQFMESMF from the coding sequence ATGGCAATGGGGAAGGGCAACTTCAGCAGCAGCTGGTTTCTCTTGCACAAGATAACCATGACGAAATTTCATGGTTTTGCGGCCGGAAGGGGAACAAGAGCTGCTGCGCTTCACGTAATCAAAGCGAGAAGTTTCAGCGGCTCGTCAAACACGAAAGCTTTGCTAAAACAAGAATTGCAGAGTGAGATTCCTGGAGAGAGTAGCTCTGTCTGCATTTACAAAGTTCCTAATACATTTCGCCAAGTAAAAAGCAAGGCTTACCAACCAAGTATTGTCTCCATTGGCCCTTACCATCATGGACTGCCAAGCTTACAGGAAATGGAAAAACTGAAGCGAGTATACTTTCACCGCGTCTTTAAACCAAAGCCAGAAGAACTGGATCAGGCGACCGAGGCAATGCAGAAACTAGAGGAGGCGGCTCGGAGCTGCTACTCCGAAGAATCCAAGCTATGCAGCGAGGAATTTGTCAAGATGATGCTCATTGATGGTTGCTTCATCGTAGAGTTGCTCAGAGACTCGATGCAACAAGATTTCGTACATACACCCTCCACCATTAAAAGGTGGATGCTGCCAACTCTCCGTCAGGATTTAATCAAGCTTGAAAATCAGCTCCCTCTGTTTGTTTTACGTGAATTGTTTCAGCTGACAGCGAGAAGCTCTTGTTTTTCTTCTGAGCACGAGCAACCAGCATCTTTGGAACTGGAAGCCCTTGCCCTTCGCTTCATTAACCCGCTACTGCAAGGACATCTAGATCCCAACAAACCCTTGGAACATTTTACGCCAAAACAGTTACAAGCAGATGAAGGCAAGCACAAGcactttcttcatcttttccacCATAGTATCCGTCCAGACCATGAAAAGGGCTTCTCTACCCTTCCATGGCAAGAGCCACGAGGTAAGCAAACCCAGCTAATCCGGTCCATACAGGAGCTAAAGGAGGCTGGTGTCAAGCTCAAGACTGATATGAATCGTCAGCCGTTAGATATAAGTTTCAGAAGCACGCTGAGGGGAAAGGTTCTGACTATCCCTCAAATACACATCAATGATCATAGAGGTACTTTGTTTCGTAACCTGCTGGCATTTGAAAAATGTCACCGGAATTGCCATCAAGATGTTACAAGCTATCTGTTTTTTCTCGACGGTCTGATCAATTCATCCAAGGATGTAGGGCTTCTCCACTATCATGGAGTCCTCCAACATTCTCTAGGCAGCAACAGAAGCGTGGCGAAACTTGTCAACAACCTCTGCAAGGAAGTTGGTCCGGATGCATCCCAGACATACTTATACAGGGTGATTGGCGATGCCAACTTCTACTATGATTCTAAACTTGCCAAAGTAAGAGCAGCATTGGTGCACCACTATTTAAGTAGCTGGGTTGTGGGCATCTCAACGCTCGGTGGAATCTTAGCTCTTTACCTCACCTTGATTCAGACCGGCTGTGGAGTTGCCGCTGCCAAAAAGGATTTGGAGCACAAATTCAGTTTCGGAGCCTTTCTCAAGGATTCGTTGTTCATAACATATCTGGAAAAGATTCTAGTCTTCAGTAAGGATCTGGAGCACTTCTGTGACGAGGCCTTTAATGCCACGGACTGGCCACATGATTTGGAACAATTTATGGAATCAATGTTTTAA